From Calditrichia bacterium, the proteins below share one genomic window:
- a CDS encoding ABC transporter ATP-binding protein produces the protein MRLKIEHLTKNYCNDVIALDNLNLQIGAGMFGLLGPNGAGKSTLMRTIATLQQPDSGSIFFNGIDALQTPMQLRKILGYLPQEFGVYPKISAEKLLDYFATLKGISDKNDRKRMIGAALEITNLTDVRRKNVSEYSGGMKQRFGIAQLLLNTPKLIIVDEPTAGLDPAERQRFLNVLREIGTENTVIFSTHIVDDVTDLCTDLAIMNSGKILQHSTPENATSALAGKIWTKSIERNMLEVAEKQHLVLSSNFKADHSMSIRVYAEMQPAGDFSPETPQLADAYFLALKNADFSTNGQK, from the coding sequence ATGCGGCTAAAAATTGAACATCTGACCAAAAATTACTGCAATGACGTGATCGCGCTGGACAATCTGAATCTGCAAATTGGGGCGGGGATGTTCGGTTTGCTCGGTCCCAACGGTGCGGGAAAATCGACGCTGATGCGTACCATCGCGACGCTGCAGCAACCGGACAGCGGCAGCATTTTTTTCAACGGCATCGATGCGCTACAAACGCCGATGCAACTGCGGAAAATATTGGGCTATCTGCCGCAGGAATTTGGCGTGTATCCCAAAATTTCAGCCGAAAAATTGCTCGATTATTTCGCAACGTTGAAAGGGATTTCGGATAAAAATGATCGGAAGCGGATGATCGGCGCGGCGCTGGAAATTACCAACCTGACGGATGTGCGCCGCAAAAACGTCAGCGAATATTCGGGCGGGATGAAACAGCGATTTGGCATCGCGCAACTGCTGCTCAACACGCCCAAATTGATCATCGTGGACGAACCCACAGCCGGACTCGATCCGGCGGAACGGCAGCGTTTTTTGAATGTGCTGCGGGAAATCGGCACGGAAAATACGGTCATTTTTTCCACCCACATCGTGGACGACGTGACCGATTTGTGCACCGATTTGGCAATTATGAACAGCGGGAAAATTTTGCAGCACTCAACGCCGGAAAATGCAACATCGGCGCTCGCCGGGAAAATCTGGACAAAATCCATTGAGCGAAATATGCTGGAAGTGGCGGAAAAACAACACCTTGTGCTATCGTCAAATTTCAAGGCTGACCATTCGATGAGCATTCGCGTTTATGCCGAAATGCAGCCGGCAGGGGATTTTTCACCCGAAACGCCGCAACTGGCAGATGCCTATTTTCTGGCGCTGAAAAATGCGGATTTTTCAACGAACGGGCAGAAGTGA
- a CDS encoding sensor histidine kinase — translation MVEKHLTETFLRKHLEAMIHVLALLQYWFFIEFGLGSSWESLPEYLVYYVFMCLPIVFYANAFWLIPSFLRRKKWLVYVLLAMLLCSILGAIFLLLIMLANIGQTLLAATLASCIFLGFVTSFGYRFSKDWIVNIGVVEKLNAEKSAMELAFLKSQIDPHFLFNTLNSLVALALSEKGEKTADAIAKLGTLMRYNLHDSHAERISLEKEIDYLQKYIDLQQLRMSDNCRIEFNLRIENKDLQQRKIAPMLLMPIVENAFKFGVHPSESSDIRIDLQMTNLSLEMQVENTIVRKASKMESGGIGLQNVRNRLQLLYPATID, via the coding sequence ATGGTTGAAAAGCATTTGACGGAAACATTTTTGCGCAAACATCTGGAAGCGATGATCCATGTGCTGGCGTTGTTGCAATACTGGTTTTTTATTGAATTTGGTTTGGGGAGTTCATGGGAATCGTTGCCGGAATATCTTGTTTATTATGTGTTTATGTGTCTGCCGATTGTGTTTTATGCGAATGCCTTTTGGCTGATTCCATCGTTTTTGCGTCGCAAAAAATGGCTGGTTTATGTGTTGTTGGCAATGCTGCTGTGCAGCATTTTGGGTGCTATTTTTCTACTGCTGATAATGCTGGCGAACATCGGGCAAACGCTGTTGGCGGCAACGTTGGCAAGTTGTATTTTTCTGGGATTTGTGACATCTTTCGGTTATCGGTTCAGCAAAGATTGGATTGTGAACATCGGCGTGGTGGAAAAACTCAACGCCGAAAAATCGGCGATGGAACTGGCGTTTCTCAAATCGCAAATTGATCCGCATTTTTTGTTCAACACGCTCAATAGTCTGGTTGCGCTGGCGTTGTCCGAAAAAGGGGAGAAAACCGCCGATGCCATCGCCAAGCTGGGCACGCTGATGCGCTATAATTTGCACGATTCGCACGCGGAACGGATTTCGCTGGAAAAGGAAATTGATTATCTGCAAAAATATATCGATCTTCAACAATTGCGAATGAGCGACAATTGCAGGATCGAATTTAACCTGCGCATCGAAAATAAAGATTTGCAGCAACGGAAAATCGCGCCAATGCTGTTGATGCCGATCGTCGAAAATGCGTTCAAATTTGGCGTGCATCCGTCCGAATCGTCTGATATTCGCATCGATTTGCAGATGACAAATCTTTCGCTCGAAATGCAGGTGGAAAATACCATCGTTCGCAAAGCGAGCAAGATGGAATCCGGCGGCATCGGGTTGCAAAATGTCCGCAACCGGTTGCAATTGTTGTATCCGGCAACCATCGATTGA
- a CDS encoding cellulase family glycosylhydrolase, translating to MKQIGIILSTIATILFSVGCNTQVQEKQFLRTNGQNIVDGNGNKIMLRGVGLGNWLLPEGYMWKFGKEGDRPRKIEKIVSDLIGAEKAAEFWQQFRKYYITEADIARIAELGFNSVRPALNARLFLTEGDDAQFIEESFVLIDSLVSWCEKHNLYVIIDMHGAPGGQTGANIDDSPADEPELFMDVRNQDRLVDLWVKIAKRYSDNPTVAAYDLLNEPLPHNTGAAEKYAHLVEPLYRRITAAIRAVDTNHMITLEGVNWSNDWSIFGKPFDDNVFYQFHYYCWNRPDNLNDISHYINMRDTLNTPIWVGETGEKGNAIYWATTQYFEANNIGWSFWPWKKMDTRNTPYSINRPADWDQIAAYSRGGEDAAEKPAADVAQRAFDELIENIKLENCVYFPDVVNSILRRAPVKIEAENYGHAGYGVSYSVTDTSQRAAVYRVNEPVQIALIEHREDYHLSQQGVVLKEDEWVRYSFGNTGLTSAKIVLKAKSTGENATIDVSLNGNSESLNVGNDWQELPISLSKLAAGENALKLAVTSGEIWVDWISVGE from the coding sequence ATGAAACAGATTGGCATCATTTTATCGACTATTGCCACAATACTTTTTAGCGTAGGTTGCAATACGCAAGTGCAGGAAAAACAATTCCTTCGCACCAACGGACAAAACATTGTCGATGGCAACGGCAACAAAATTATGCTGCGCGGCGTCGGGCTTGGCAACTGGCTGCTGCCGGAAGGCTATATGTGGAAATTCGGCAAAGAAGGCGACCGTCCGCGTAAAATCGAAAAGATTGTCAGCGATTTGATCGGCGCGGAAAAAGCCGCGGAATTCTGGCAGCAATTTCGCAAATATTACATCACCGAAGCGGATATCGCCCGCATCGCGGAGCTGGGTTTCAACTCGGTGCGACCGGCGCTGAACGCGCGGCTGTTTCTCACCGAAGGCGATGATGCGCAGTTTATCGAGGAAAGTTTTGTGCTCATCGACAGTCTGGTGAGCTGGTGCGAAAAGCACAATCTGTACGTGATCATCGACATGCACGGCGCGCCCGGCGGACAAACCGGTGCGAACATCGACGACAGTCCGGCGGACGAACCGGAGCTGTTCATGGATGTGCGAAACCAGGATCGACTGGTGGATTTGTGGGTGAAAATTGCCAAGCGTTACAGCGATAATCCGACCGTTGCGGCGTATGATTTGCTCAACGAGCCGTTGCCGCACAATACCGGCGCGGCGGAAAAATATGCGCATCTGGTGGAGCCGCTGTATCGGCGCATTACCGCCGCCATTCGCGCGGTTGACACCAACCACATGATCACGCTGGAAGGTGTGAACTGGTCAAACGACTGGTCGATTTTCGGCAAACCGTTTGACGATAACGTGTTTTACCAGTTCCATTATTATTGCTGGAATCGCCCGGATAATTTAAACGATATTTCGCATTACATTAACATGCGCGACACGTTGAACACCCCGATTTGGGTCGGCGAAACCGGTGAAAAAGGCAACGCGATTTACTGGGCGACCACCCAATATTTTGAGGCGAACAACATCGGCTGGTCGTTTTGGCCGTGGAAAAAAATGGACACGCGCAACACGCCGTATTCCATCAACCGTCCGGCGGATTGGGACCAGATTGCGGCGTATTCCCGTGGTGGCGAAGATGCTGCCGAAAAGCCCGCAGCGGATGTCGCCCAACGCGCATTTGACGAGCTGATCGAAAATATCAAATTGGAAAATTGCGTCTATTTCCCGGATGTGGTGAACAGCATTTTGCGGCGCGCACCGGTGAAAATTGAGGCGGAAAATTACGGACACGCTGGCTACGGCGTCTCCTATTCCGTGACGGATACATCGCAGCGTGCAGCGGTTTACCGGGTGAACGAGCCGGTTCAGATCGCGCTTATCGAACACCGGGAAGATTATCATCTATCGCAGCAAGGTGTTGTTTTAAAAGAAGATGAGTGGGTTCGCTACAGCTTCGGGAATACCGGTTTGACATCGGCGAAAATTGTGCTGAAAGCCAAAAGCACCGGCGAAAACGCGACGATTGACGTATCGCTAAATGGCAATTCCGAATCGTTGAATGTTGGCAACGATTGGCAGGAATTGCCGATCTCGCTGTCAAAACTCGCTGCCGGTGAAAACGCACTCAAACTTGCGGTTACCTCCGGTGAAATCTGGGTGGACTGGATTTCTGTCGGGGAATAA
- a CDS encoding response regulator, whose protein sequence is MITCIAIDDEPKALEIIRNHVARVPFLSLAQTFLDPFEAVAFANDHPVDLVFLDINMPDIDGLQLTKSFSGKPLIIFTTAHSEYAIQSYEVAAVDYLLKPFDFARFLMAVTKAKTRLSPQPIAGSDFFFVNTGSQKRRLVYNEICYIEGEGNYVKYVTKPSRCWFVHRFAKPGTTAGIAVCADSSLVYRVAAIY, encoded by the coding sequence ATGATAACATGCATCGCCATAGATGACGAGCCGAAAGCCCTGGAAATTATCCGCAATCACGTGGCGCGGGTGCCCTTTCTATCGCTGGCGCAAACCTTTCTCGATCCGTTTGAGGCAGTGGCATTTGCCAACGATCATCCGGTTGATCTGGTGTTTCTGGACATCAACATGCCGGATATCGACGGATTGCAGCTCACCAAATCTTTTTCCGGCAAACCGCTGATTATTTTTACGACGGCCCACAGCGAATACGCCATCCAAAGTTACGAAGTGGCAGCGGTGGATTATTTGCTGAAACCATTCGATTTCGCCCGCTTTTTGATGGCGGTTACCAAAGCCAAAACGCGGCTGTCGCCGCAGCCAATTGCGGGCAGCGATTTCTTTTTTGTGAATACCGGCAGCCAGAAACGGCGGCTGGTTTACAACGAGATATGCTATATTGAAGGGGAGGGAAATTACGTCAAATATGTTACGAAACCGAGTCGGTGCTGGTTCGTGCATCGATTCGCGAAACCTGGCACAACTGCCGGAATCGCTGTTTGTGCAGATTCATCGCTCGTTTATCGTGTCGCTGCAATATATTGA